A single Chryseobacterium sp. DNA region contains:
- the rsmH gene encoding 16S rRNA (cytosine(1402)-N(4))-methyltransferase RsmH, protein MYHNPVLLKQSVDDLVTNPDGIYVDCTFGGGGHSREILSRLSDKGRLFSFDQDLDALKNTIDDPRFTLVNQNFRFLENSLLMYGVPQVDGVLADLGVSSHQFDEADRGFSTRSNAPLDMRMNVMQNLDAKRVINEYEEGELADLFYHYGELREARKLAREIVHHRKTKSIETTEDLKKLFSYIPPHKVNKFYAQLFQAIRIEVNQELEVLKEMLVQAYNVLKPEGRLVVISYHSLEDRLVKRFLKNGMFEGEPERDIYGNYKKAFELLKSKAIIPDDREIEENSRARSAKMRTGIKV, encoded by the coding sequence ATGTATCATAACCCCGTTTTGTTGAAGCAGAGTGTAGATGATTTGGTGACGAATCCTGACGGAATTTACGTGGACTGCACCTTTGGCGGCGGCGGCCACTCAAGGGAAATTTTAAGCAGGCTTTCAGATAAAGGAAGACTGTTTAGTTTTGACCAGGATCTGGATGCGCTTAAAAATACAATTGATGATCCCAGGTTTACATTGGTTAATCAGAATTTCAGATTTCTGGAAAACTCTTTACTGATGTATGGAGTTCCTCAGGTTGATGGTGTTTTAGCAGACTTAGGCGTTTCATCTCATCAGTTTGATGAAGCGGACAGAGGCTTTTCAACAAGAAGCAATGCTCCTCTGGACATGCGAATGAATGTCATGCAGAATCTTGACGCCAAAAGAGTGATCAATGAATATGAAGAGGGCGAACTTGCTGATCTTTTTTACCATTACGGAGAATTAAGAGAAGCCAGAAAACTGGCAAGGGAGATTGTTCATCACCGAAAAACAAAAAGCATAGAAACCACAGAGGATCTGAAAAAATTATTCAGCTACATCCCTCCTCATAAGGTTAATAAGTTTTATGCCCAGCTTTTTCAGGCGATAAGGATAGAAGTAAACCAGGAACTTGAAGTCTTAAAAGAAATGCTTGTTCAGGCTTACAATGTTTTGAAACCGGAAGGTAGACTGGTCGTTATCTCTTATCATTCCCTGGAAGACCGCCTGGTAAAAAGATTCCTTAAAAACGGAATGTTTGAAGGTGAACCGGAAAGAGATATCTACGGAAATTATAAAAAAGCATTTGAACTGCTGAAGAGCAAAGCGATCATTCCCGATGACAGAGAGATCGAAGAGAACTCAAGAGCAAGAAGTGCAAAAATGAGAACAGGAATTAAAGTATAA
- a CDS encoding FtsL-like putative cell division protein, with protein MAKRTTYRPQKKLTFIDIIKGNFLNRDEIKIHYKYFLLLFILMMAMIYSNHLVNKKIKIVNALKEETEEYKSRNAYAQSKLIKVKMESELGKEVARDSLMTLENHPHKLLIKLDSTDAKAK; from the coding sequence TTGGCAAAAAGAACAACATATCGCCCACAGAAAAAGCTCACTTTTATAGACATTATAAAAGGAAACTTTCTCAACCGTGATGAAATAAAAATACATTACAAGTATTTTCTGTTGTTGTTTATCCTGATGATGGCTATGATTTACAGTAACCATCTCGTTAACAAGAAGATTAAAATTGTAAATGCTTTAAAAGAAGAAACAGAAGAATATAAATCAAGAAATGCTTACGCCCAGAGTAAGCTGATCAAAGTAAAAATGGAATCGGAACTGGGGAAAGAAGTGGCACGGGATTCACTGATGACCCTCGAAAACCATCCTCATAAATTGCTAATAAAACTGGACAGTACAGATGCAAAAGCAAAATGA